A DNA window from Vicia villosa cultivar HV-30 ecotype Madison, WI unplaced genomic scaffold, Vvil1.0 ctg.001758F_1_1, whole genome shotgun sequence contains the following coding sequences:
- the LOC131636491 gene encoding two-component response regulator-like PRR95 isoform X2, whose product MSSHDSRGMVMNCMCKGAADFLIKPVRKNELMNLWQHVWRKHVLNRPLQNTSAQDKLKIAIEDNFTGNQSTDSVSVASSQKNNECSVQLSEAQVTKLEREPTKLNDEARDSRLEQDYRTSEVESKNELFRGKLSRENHDNDTDTEIRGCSDELIEPSCKAIDLISTVGNLQKRTKEIHCITGDEETKFDFEKELELSLRSDYSGSSCKQASEATEEWQRLNHSNTSAFSQYDGSKMLWPLFQNYNWSSNNPHELSVVTADKCIQYGGPIKIEDMTNAVTAHYGQFGPKLFNTGLLADNVLHHMRVPKANFQKESSPFPSSSSSQSNPESHNSDHHHNCSYDANYSFLNQNVAEKYDLDHVVHDSPSVGSGFGNDICQASNYINSGNDERATSNLVTKNSRSSNDCRRNRKDSYDYDYDDDEFRLSDSHRSSQREAALTKFRLKRKERCFAKKVRYQSRKKIAEQRLRVKGQFVRRVYGDDDHPNADANGDQ is encoded by the exons ATGTCTTCTCACGATTCACGTGGCATGGTAATGAATTGCATGTGTAAAGGAGCAGCTGATTTTCTAATCAAACCTGTTCGGAAGAATGAGCTTATGAACTTATGGCAGCATGTTTGGAGAAAGCATGTT CTTAACAGGCCTCTCCAAAATACATCTGCACAAGACAAACTTAAAATTGCCATAGAAGACAATTTTACTGGCAATCAATCGACTGATTCTGTTTCTGTGGCTTCCTCTCAGAAAAATAATGAATGCAGTGTGCAATTGAGTGAGGCTCAAGTAACAAAACTTGAAAGGGAACCAACTAAGCTTAATGATGAAGCAAGAG ACTCGAGGCTAGAGCAAGACTACAGAACTTCTGAAGTTGAATCCAAAAATGAATTATTTAGAGGCAAGTTAAGCAGAGAGAACCATGATAATGACACTGATACTGAGATACGTGGATGCAGTGATGAACTGATAGAACCTTCTTGCAAAGCTATTGACTTGATTTCCACAGTTGGGAATCTCCAAAAACGCACTAAGGAAATCCATTGCATTACTGGTGATGAAGAAACcaagtttgattttgaaaaagaattgGAGCTATCTTTAAGAAGTGATTATTCTGGCAGCTCATGCAAACAAGCAAGTGAAGCAACTGAGGAATGGCAACGATTGAATCACTCAAATACTTCTGCCTTTTCCCAGTATGATGGTAGTAAGATGTTGTGGCCACTTTTTCAAAACTACAATTGGAGCTCTAATAATCCTCATGAATTATCAGTAGTTACTGCTGATAAGTGCATTCAATACGGTGGCCCAATTAAAATAGAAGATATGACTAACGCAGTCACGGCTCATTATGGACAATTTGGACCAAAATTATTTAACACTGGACTCTTAGCTGATAATGTTCTCCATCACATGCGGGTTCCTAAAGCAAATTTCCAAAAAGAGAGCTCTCCCTTTCCCTCAAGTTCCTCTTCCCAGTCCAATCCTGAAAGTCACAATTCAGACCATCATCATAATTGCTCTTATGATGCTAACTACAGCTTTCTTAATCAAAATGTTGCTGAAAAATATGATTTGGATCATGTAGTACATGATTCTCCGAGTGTTGGTTCGGGATTCGGCAATGACATTTGCCAAGCTTCAAATTATATTAATAGTGGCAATGATGAAAGAGCTACTTCAAATCTGGTTACAAAGAATTCAAGAAGTTCTAATGATTGTAGGCGCAACAGAAAAGATAgttatgattatgattatgatgatgatgaatttaGATTGAGTGATTCTCATCGCTCCAGTCAAAGAGAAGCAGCTCTAACAAAGTTTCGTTTAAAGCGAAAAGAGAGATGCTTCGCGAAAAAG GTTCGGTATCAGAGTCGGAAAAAAATCGCAGAGCAGCGCCTTCGGGTGAAAGGGCAGTTCGTACGTAGAGTATACGGTGATGATGATCATCCAAATGCAGATGCTAATGGTGATCAATGA
- the LOC131636504 gene encoding pyruvate dehydrogenase E1 component subunit alpha-3, chloroplastic-like — protein MSFSATKFPHSLLGVPVNSSTPRSIEKSISFSSDLFKHNPSSSSFLGSTQKLLRFNSLSKPFLHRRSSSPVAVLLQQTSNLLITKEEGLVLYEDMVLGRSFEDKCAEMYYRGKMFGFVHLYNGQEAVSTGFIKYLRQEDCIVSTYRDHVHALSKGVPSRAVMSELFGKATGCCRGQGGSMHMFSKEHNVLGGFAFIGEGIPVATGAAFSMKYKREVLNQADSDNVTLAFFGDGTCNNGQFFECLNMAALWKLPIVFVVENNLWAIGMSHLRATSDPQIWKKGPAFGMPGVHVDGMDVLKVREVAKEAIDRARRGEGPTLVECETYRFRGHSLADPDELRNPAEKEHYAGRDPITALKKYLFENNLASEQELKTIDKKIDEILEEAVEFAEKSPQPQRSQLLENVFADPKGFGIGPDGRYRCEDPKFTEGTAHV, from the exons ATGTCTTTCTCTGCAACAAAGTTCCCACACTCTCTTCTTGGGGTTCCTGTCAATTCCTCAACTCCAAGATCCATTGAGAAATCAATATCTTTCTCTTCTGATCTCTTCAAACATAacccttcttcttcctctttcctTGGATCCACTCAGAAGCTTCTTCGGTTCAATTCTCTCTCTAAGCCGTTTCTTCATCGTCGTTCGTCATCGCCTGTTGCTGTTCTTCTTCAACAGACCTCCAATTTG CTTATTACTAAAGAGGAAGGGTTAGTGCTTTATGAAGACATGGTACTAGGAAGGTCCTTTGAAGACAAGTGTGCTGAGATGTATTATAGAGGTAAAATGTTCGGTTTCGTTCACTTGTACAACGGCCAAGAAGCCGTGTCAACTGGATTCATCAAGTATTTGAGGCAAGAAGATTGCATTGTGAGCACATACAGAGACCATGTTCACGCGTTGAGTAAAGGGGTCCCTTCACGAGCTGTGATGAGCGAACTCTTTGGGAAAGCAACGGGATGCTGCCGAGGTCAAGGTGGTTCGATGCATATGTTCTCAAAAGAACACAACGTGCTCGGCGGTTTTGCGTTCATCGGTGAAGGAATTCCAGTGGCCACCGGTGCGGCGTTTTCCATGAAGTACAAAAGAGAGGTGTTGAATCAGGCGGATTCTGATAACGTGACATTGGCGTTTTTCGGAGATGGAACTTGTAACAACGGACAGTTCTTCGAGTGTTTGAATATGGCTGCTTTGTGGAAGTTGCCAATTGTGTTTGTGGTGGAAAATAATTTGTGGGCCATTGGGATGTCGCATCTCAGGGCAACTTCGGATCCCCAGATATGGAAAAAAGGTCCAGCTTTCGGGATGCCGGGAGTTCATGTTGACGGGATGGATGTTTTGAAGGTCAGAGAGGTGGCAAAGGAGGCAATCGATAGAGCGAGAAGAGGAGAAGGACCAACTCTAGTTGAATGCGAGACTTATAGATTTAGAGGACATTCATTGGCTGACCCTGACGAGCTTCGTAACCCTG CTGAGAAGGAACACTATGCTGGTAGGGATCCCATCACTGCATTGAAGAAATACCTTTTCGAGAACAACTTAGCCAGTGAACAAGAATTGAAAACAATAGACAAGAAAATCGATGAGATCCTAGAAGAGGCCGTTGAGTTTGCAGAGAAGAGCCCTCAGCCACAGCGCAGCCAGCTTCTAGAGAACGTGTTTGCCGATCCTAAAGGTTTTGGAATTGGACCGGATGGCAGGTATAGATGTGAAGATCCAAAGTTTACAGAAGGCACTGCTCATGTCTAA
- the LOC131636492 gene encoding NDR1/HIN1-like protein 26 gives MAEIMQIHRQEDPTQERHSQRQHDPFQEHHSQRQHDPFQEHHSQRQHDPTQKHPSQRNFPNKMPQQHHQQPHQGYHYPMEHKGNMDSRYRMPNAPKREHCICITIFFLLLGIILLILWLAYHPSKPHITVTSASIYSLNATSPPFMSISMQFTIFLRNPNKHVSIYFDRLSTYVSYRNQPITPHVILQPLYLEKHGTVSMSPVLGSVPVPVLADVMNGLVVDEGYGVVGVKLVFQGRLRWKSGEIKSAHYNLYAKCDLLLGLKKGLVGQIPLIGAPVCDVDT, from the coding sequence ATGGCAGAAATAATGCAAATACATCGCCAAGAAGATCCAACTCAAGAACGCCATTCACAACGTCAACACGATCCATTTCAAGAGCACCATTCACAACGTCAACACGATCCATTTCAAGAACACCATTCACAACGTCAACACGATCCAACTCAAAAACACCCTTCACAGCGAAATTTTCCTAACAAAATGCCACAACAGCATCATCAACAACCACACCAAGGTTATCACTATCCAATGGAACACAAAGGTAACATGGATTCTCGTTACAGAATGCCAAATGCTCCAAAACGCGAACACTGCATATGCATCACAATCTTCTTCCTCTTACTCGGCATCATACTCCTCATCCTATGGCTAGCTTACCATCCCTCAAAACCTCACATCACAGTCACTAGCGCCTCAATCTACAGCCTCAATGCAACCTCACCACCCTTCATGTCAATCTCAATGCAGTTCACAATCTTCCTTCGAAATCCAAACAAGCACGTCTCAATCTACTTCGACAGGCTTTCCACCTACGTCTCCTACAGAAACCAACCGATCACGCCTCATGTTATTCTCCAGCCGCTTTACTTGGAGAAGCACGGAACCGTGTCCATGTCGCCGGTGCTAGGAAGCGTCCCGGTTCCGGTTTTGGCGGATGTGATGAATGGTTTGGTTGTGGATGAGGGTTATGGTGTGGTGGGTGTGAAACTTGTGTTCCAAGGTAGGTTGAGATGGAAAAGTGGTGAGATAAAATCTGCACATTATAATTTGTATGCGAAGTGTGATTTGTTGTTGGGTTTGAAGAAAGGTCTTGTGGGTCAGATTCCTTTGATTGGTGCTCCAGTTTGTGATGTGGATACATGA
- the LOC131636491 gene encoding two-component response regulator-like APRR9 isoform X1 yields the protein MNESEKKKNDGDDHCKEVFRWELFLPKKTVTVLLVESDRSTRRLITSLLMNCNYKVIAVSDGVKAWKTLQMKEIDVDIVLAEMELPEISGLALLSLMVEHETCRNIPLIMMSSHDSRGMVMNCMCKGAADFLIKPVRKNELMNLWQHVWRKHVLNRPLQNTSAQDKLKIAIEDNFTGNQSTDSVSVASSQKNNECSVQLSEAQVTKLEREPTKLNDEARDSRLEQDYRTSEVESKNELFRGKLSRENHDNDTDTEIRGCSDELIEPSCKAIDLISTVGNLQKRTKEIHCITGDEETKFDFEKELELSLRSDYSGSSCKQASEATEEWQRLNHSNTSAFSQYDGSKMLWPLFQNYNWSSNNPHELSVVTADKCIQYGGPIKIEDMTNAVTAHYGQFGPKLFNTGLLADNVLHHMRVPKANFQKESSPFPSSSSSQSNPESHNSDHHHNCSYDANYSFLNQNVAEKYDLDHVVHDSPSVGSGFGNDICQASNYINSGNDERATSNLVTKNSRSSNDCRRNRKDSYDYDYDDDEFRLSDSHRSSQREAALTKFRLKRKERCFAKKVRYQSRKKIAEQRLRVKGQFVRRVYGDDDHPNADANGDQ from the exons ATGAATGAatcagagaagaagaagaacgatGGTGATGATCACTGTAAAGAGGTTTTTCGATGGGAATTGTTTCTACCAAAGAAAACGGTTACTGTTCTTCTGGTTGAATCCGATCGTTCTACTCGTCGGTTAATTACTTCACTTCTAATGAATTGCAATTATAAAG TTATTGCTGTTTCTGATGGAGTAAAGGCATGGAAGACTTTGCAAATGAAGGAAATTGATGTTGATATTGTATTAGCAGAAATGGAGTTGCCTGAAATATCTGGATTAGCACTTCTTTCGTTAATGGTGGAGCATGAAACTTGCAGAAACATTCCTCTTATAA TGATGTCTTCTCACGATTCACGTGGCATGGTAATGAATTGCATGTGTAAAGGAGCAGCTGATTTTCTAATCAAACCTGTTCGGAAGAATGAGCTTATGAACTTATGGCAGCATGTTTGGAGAAAGCATGTT CTTAACAGGCCTCTCCAAAATACATCTGCACAAGACAAACTTAAAATTGCCATAGAAGACAATTTTACTGGCAATCAATCGACTGATTCTGTTTCTGTGGCTTCCTCTCAGAAAAATAATGAATGCAGTGTGCAATTGAGTGAGGCTCAAGTAACAAAACTTGAAAGGGAACCAACTAAGCTTAATGATGAAGCAAGAG ACTCGAGGCTAGAGCAAGACTACAGAACTTCTGAAGTTGAATCCAAAAATGAATTATTTAGAGGCAAGTTAAGCAGAGAGAACCATGATAATGACACTGATACTGAGATACGTGGATGCAGTGATGAACTGATAGAACCTTCTTGCAAAGCTATTGACTTGATTTCCACAGTTGGGAATCTCCAAAAACGCACTAAGGAAATCCATTGCATTACTGGTGATGAAGAAACcaagtttgattttgaaaaagaattgGAGCTATCTTTAAGAAGTGATTATTCTGGCAGCTCATGCAAACAAGCAAGTGAAGCAACTGAGGAATGGCAACGATTGAATCACTCAAATACTTCTGCCTTTTCCCAGTATGATGGTAGTAAGATGTTGTGGCCACTTTTTCAAAACTACAATTGGAGCTCTAATAATCCTCATGAATTATCAGTAGTTACTGCTGATAAGTGCATTCAATACGGTGGCCCAATTAAAATAGAAGATATGACTAACGCAGTCACGGCTCATTATGGACAATTTGGACCAAAATTATTTAACACTGGACTCTTAGCTGATAATGTTCTCCATCACATGCGGGTTCCTAAAGCAAATTTCCAAAAAGAGAGCTCTCCCTTTCCCTCAAGTTCCTCTTCCCAGTCCAATCCTGAAAGTCACAATTCAGACCATCATCATAATTGCTCTTATGATGCTAACTACAGCTTTCTTAATCAAAATGTTGCTGAAAAATATGATTTGGATCATGTAGTACATGATTCTCCGAGTGTTGGTTCGGGATTCGGCAATGACATTTGCCAAGCTTCAAATTATATTAATAGTGGCAATGATGAAAGAGCTACTTCAAATCTGGTTACAAAGAATTCAAGAAGTTCTAATGATTGTAGGCGCAACAGAAAAGATAgttatgattatgattatgatgatgatgaatttaGATTGAGTGATTCTCATCGCTCCAGTCAAAGAGAAGCAGCTCTAACAAAGTTTCGTTTAAAGCGAAAAGAGAGATGCTTCGCGAAAAAG GTTCGGTATCAGAGTCGGAAAAAAATCGCAGAGCAGCGCCTTCGGGTGAAAGGGCAGTTCGTACGTAGAGTATACGGTGATGATGATCATCCAAATGCAGATGCTAATGGTGATCAATGA